In the Rhododendron vialii isolate Sample 1 chromosome 2a, ASM3025357v1 genome, CTCCAAAAGAAAGATAACTTCTTCCAGTCTCTTAATCAAGTTTTTTGGCAGGCAACCACTAAAGCTAAATAACTCAACATATCGACAGACAAACATACTACCGGTAACTGCTACTAATTACTTTATCATAGCATGAAGTCATCTGGAAATATCTTTTATGCTTTTGCATGTTGCTGGCATCTGACTTTATATAAAGTTTCTCTAGATTGTGTATCACGAGAATGAAACACGAAACATGGGTTGAAAGTTCAAACCTAATAATCCTGGACTCACCAGGAAAAATATCTCAACACAACAGCGAAAGAAGACCACTGATAGCCAAAACATACATACAACTCGGGTGGACTGCTAACCTAACATTTTAGCACAGAACACCTACAAATAGattccaaacaaaacacaaaGCAGCACAAGAAactaagggaaaatgatggccaatgacgtgttttgataattaatacccgccaaggacattttcagaattaacaaatgttcttagcttgtcctaggcgaatattaattatcaaaacaagtcctgggccgtcattttcccgaaaCTCAAACACAGTTCTTAATGTAAAAGTATAGGGACTCTTCAGCTGACCTTCATGCTATCCCAAACTCCTGAAGCTTCTTGCAATGAGGAGTAGGCAGGTTCCTACTCCATTGACGCCTCTGGAGTTCTACATGGCAGTACATGGCAGTAACGACCAAGCAGATTTTTGTAATCCCTTATCACATAGTTCTCAACATCATCTTGAGCAGGGCCTCCAACTGGAAAGTTCTGATCAAACTCCGGCAATTTAACATAAAACTCCACTCCGTGTTTCTCAGACGTCCTATGGAACTGATAGGAATGGTTCTTCTGCAAAGAATAATCAGGCTCTGAAAAGGGCAGATAAGCAAGCAAGACTATCAACAAAAACGGCACCAACTGAAAAAGAATGGTCAGATTAGGCCCCCTCCACCGAAATCTTCCTGATGTTGATTGGTAGTCCTCCTAGTCCTATAAACCCGAGCCTCCCGAAACATGTCTGTCCAAAGAACGCCCTGAATATCTCgtccaaatcaaaatcctcaTGCAAAAAATCGTTCCCCGTTCCTCTCCTTCTGACATTATACTGCTGGTTATGCTCAAATTCCTCAACCAAACTTGTCTGATCGTACTGTGTCCTCGAGTCATCATTGCTTAAACACTTGAATGCCTTAATTTCTTAAACGCCTCCTCAGAACCGGGGCCTTGTTCTTGTCAGGATGAACTTTCAACGACATTTTCCTATACGCCTTTCTAATCTCCTCCACCGAACAACTCTTTTCTAGACCAAGGATTTCATAGTAATCCTTACTTCTGTTAATTTCCCTAATCAGCTGAAGTGCTGAACATTCTCTTCTGAATAACTAGGCTCCCCATGTGAATCCTCATCAACTTTAGCCACAACTGGCTCATTCTTAGCACTGTCATTATTAGAAGGAACAGGAGTCTCCGAATCTAAACTCTCGCAAGCGATTAAAAGATCATCAACCGATAAATTATGGTCAAGCCGTAGCGCAATTCCAATGAATTTCAGCGCGCGTTGCTTTTTGCCTGATGCAATTGCCTCCTTGGCAATACCAATGCATCTTAAAGCTTCGACCTTGTTACCATCCATAATTTTGAAGACCCAATTGGAAATAAATTGGATTTTTAATTACAATTCAGCCCTGTTATTAACTCACAAAGCTTCAGAGACTAGCATCAAACTCAGCAAGAAAAGCATAAGGCTATGATATCTATGGTTACGAATGAGATTTTGGATCGCCTAAAACAGAGAAAGCAATGCAAATTAGGTTTTATAATAAGGGGGTTCGTGTATGAATTAGAAGACAGATCGTAGGGAAAACTTCAAGAACTACACGAAATCAGGGTTAGAAGTACACGCATTACCTGATTCGGGCATAGAGAGAGACTATTGCAGAGATGGACCATCAAGAGAGAACAATTGTGGAGTAGTAAAATACATGGACCACCTTACATCTATAGGATGATCACATTGACTTCCCATCCAGGAGTAATACGAGAATAATTTATTCGCGGATGCACTCAATCTCAATCTCGGCATCTTTGtgttttgaatttaaaataatttattagcAATAGTAAATTGTCTAATACcggtaataaattatttttaattcggatcgtccaaaacacttttgaacggctgaGATTGAGATTCATaataacttatttacggagtaccgcaaataatttattctcatatatatataaaatggtaaaaaattgaaaaggaaaaatcaaaGACCGTCATAGTTTCCAAGATCATATTAAACAATAAAAGTATAAAACAACAATTGCAACCGTTTACTATGACgaagaaaataaacagaaatcTTTCGGAATTCTAACAACTAGTACAATAACAGGGGGCAAAATGGTCCAAATTGGCAAAATATGCCTAGCGTTGGAATTGCCAAAGAGATTCTTCTTACAGAGGTTTAGGATAACAGGAGGTCAAATCTTCTATATGCACAATAGTCTCTTTTTGAGAAGAATCTTTTGAGTAATAGTATGACTAAGATTACACTGAAACCGACGTACAATAATAGTCGCCtgggaccaaaaaaaaaaactagattaaTTGCAAGGATTACAATTATGTACTAAAAACAACAAACTATATAGCCTAACATGCCGAAGTTGGATTGTTGACAAGCATAACTTGGCAGCAATAACATTGAGAAACATGCAAATTTAGAGtcagatgcaaaaaaaatttattgggttCTACCAAATCGTGTATTTTGACTTTATCAGACATGTTCTTTTAAGCTAGTAAGGATGTTACATTTACAATGGAATAAGCTTACAACAAAATGCAGAATTACAAATTTCCATATGGCCTTTAGAAGCATGTAGTAATGTGATCAATTCTCTTCATCAGAGTCAAAACACTGTCTCCTCCTCAAAGATTCCAGTACGGAAGGGGGGTTAGAACCCTTAAGCTTAGGCACACTCATGGCACTTAATGGTGGCGTTAAACCCCCATTGTTCACTTCCCTAAGCACTGACCGAGCCGTAGCTGCAGCCACCTTATCCGCCACAGCCGAAGCCACTTTCGAGGGACCACTTCTCAACTGCTCCTGGACCTTCTTGTGTTGTACACTTCTTTCAATCGCAACCTTGGAAATACTTGGTGAACGGAAAGCACCTTCTTTTTTAACAATTGCAACCGCTTCAGCAGCAGTCGATTTGGCCTTGAGTGATTCGTACTTTTGCATGTCATACATAAGCTCTTTCCGAAGCTGCTTATCAGCTACCAGTATTTCATCAATCTCATTCTTGTAGTCCTTGAGAAGGATTCGGAGGCATTCCATGAGGGATCCTGTTAAGGGGCTGTTTTTGCTTTCTAAAAGCCTTTTCAGCTCTATGAATATGGGGATGGTGTTTTGGATAAGCCCTTTTTTGACTGCTTGTGTTATAACCCTTCCTCTAGCAGCAGCTGCAGGtgaacctcctcctcctccagtATCTCCACCTTCTTCATCCATGTCTCCCAAGTCAGATGATGATCCTCCTCGGGTAAAGGGTATTCGGATTTCTTTGCATGCAAGAATCTGGAAAGCATCCTGTTGTTTTCACATTCAATAGCATAGGTTACATGaaagaaacataacaaaaagGACACGAAGCGATGCTTATATCTTTTgtgattcttttccttttctgaaAATTGCAAATATCAACTTTAAAAAAGTACGAACAATAAAGCAGAATGGGCCATACCAAGTGACTCTTTAATGGTTCAGGTTTATTGCTACCCATTTCACCcacacgggaaaaaaaaaaaaacctattgcAGTTCACTTCTTTCACTACTTAGTAAAATAATACAGCAACCTCTTTCATTGCATGGTACCATTTCAATGGTGACAAATCTAGCAGCTGCAGAGGAGCTTAACTGCTTCAATGGGATTGGCTATCGAACTCAGATTTAGATAAACTTGATAGATATAGATTTCTTTACAAAGTTAGTACCTGCAAAACTGCTTGTCCGGTAGCATCTTCGGTATTCAGCATACCATCAGATGCAGAAGCAAGGATCTCTGCACATACTTTGGCAAAAGTGGCCAAAAGGTGCTCTGGAGCCATTTGTTTCAGCAACGAAACATAGATGTGCATTCTTTTAGTCCTCGACCTCTCATCGTTACCTCTGGAAAAGGAAGATTTAAACCAAATTATGGCATGGTCACTTCAACAAAGTAGTGGTTATCTTTACATCTACCAAACTCTTCTGTTTGTTTGTCATTTTGCATGAAGTTTTGCAGAAGGCTTTTCAGAAACTGTCTTGAAAGCAGAAAACAATCCTTTTCTCATGGAACTCAAAAATCACTGGAAACAGTTTTCGAGAGTTTGAAAACATCTTTTTGGTGTTTTTCTAAAAATGGGTTGTTTTCAAGTACTCGAAAAAATTAGTTTCGGGAATGGATGACCAAACAAATTTATCTTTGGTAGCAaatgagaacagaaaacaaaaacaataccaATCAGCCGTCACATACCTAATAGAGAAAAGCCTGCTCTCGGATCTTGAACTCTGGGATCTACCATGTCCACTATGGGCATCACAGTCATTCAGGACAAAAATGGCTTCGACAAAACTATTATAAGCTAGAAGTGGTGCCTTGGCTACAAACAAATGACAAATGAAGTCAAGGCCAGACAACAGACTTAGATCATCGGTTCGAATGAATTTTGTGAAGTGATAACAGTGTGAAACCATAACAACCTTTTAAGATATTCCCAAAGAGAAAATCAGCTTGTTGCCGTATTCTTTCAGATTCGTCAACCAGGGATAACAGAAACCGTAGGAAAAGTACTCCTCTCCACTTCACATAGTCTCTCTAAATATGAGTGAATTAAAGAAGTCAGTTCACGAAAATTACCTTCAAAATGGAAAGCATAAAACTTTgaaagtgacaaaaaaaatgaacctgTAATAATCTTGAGAGTAGTATAAATGTCTGCCTCCTCACAAGCTCACACGGATCGCGGAGACACTTAGTGATCTTCGATATGTAACTGTTTACTTCACAAATAGCTAGTGAGAATTTAGAAGAATAATCCAGAACCACTTTTAGTTAagccaagaaaacaaaaaagggtcTCACCAGTCAACTAGAGCAGTATATCGTATGCAGAAATCCGCCATCATTACAACAATGTTATTGCGAAGGGCTGCACAATCACTCTTTTCAAGCTCCTATATCATGACAAGCAGAGAGAGAAACTGTGGATTCAGAAACTGAGCAGAGTATTTCATCGTCAGAGAACAACTTGAGAAACTTAATATGAAACAAAGCTAATGCCAGGAAGCTGGTTATACTGCCAAATTTCAGTGGGAATTATTTGGAAAGAAATCATCAAAGTGAATACTTGCATAGTttcatattcaaaaaatataaaagtaatcaaATTAAATACAATGATTTCAGGTCAGGTGGGTCATGGACTCATGATCACATGGAAAGAAATGCTGAGCACCAACCCCCGTAAGGCTCTGTTAGCATGTAGATTTCACATAAAGGGATTTAATGTTCAATTTAAACAAACATACAAGATCTTTAGCTACATTTAGCTTGTGAAGCTAGAGTGCGTAGTAATGTCAAATAGTTTCATTTAGAACAGCATATATGCAAACAGATCCTAAGATTTGTGATTCTCTAGAACTAGTTTCTTAACACATGCTGGTCAACTACGGTGACTCCAAAGTCATACCTGTACAAATAATGGAATATAGCGTTTTGCAAGTTTCCCATCCGCAAGGCATATCTTCCCCATTGTTAGCCAAGCTTGGATATACAAAGAAGGCACTGTCTGTTTGATAGAATCCACAGGGTGTGGTAACTTGTTCAATTTTGGGCCAGAACTCCCGGAAGTAATAATGGTGTGTAAAACAGGAATAATGGCTTTCAAATCGGCTAAAGGACAAACTATAACCAAGGACCCAATAGTATAAGTTGCAATAATTGCTTGTGATAACAATCTGAATGTGGTGTCTGCTGCTGCTCTCTGGCCCTTCTTAATCCCACTTGTAGGCGGCGTAAGAAAGCCGGTATCCTTGTTGCCTTCTGAATCCTTTGCAATGAACATGTCCAAAACTTGGGAAGCTTTGGATAGAAGCTGGTGTACCCATTTCTTAACAAGACCATCAGCTTcttcaatagtcaaagctttcCGCTTGCACAATGTTCTGAGTGCTTTCACATGCGCATTAACCTGACGTCAAATATATCACTGGTCACATAGTGACTAAGAAAAACTGATTGCAAAAGTAAGACACAAATGCAACTTTTGGATGGgaaattaatgaattttggTCATGTGAATTCTTCTTTCCATGAAATTCAGTATGGAACAGCATTCTCTTAAAGACAATGTGCATTCCCTTTTTTAAGTCAAGTAGTTAATTTCTTTGGGCGTATGCCGCATATCATACGCGTGTTTGTATTCCATAAAACAAGGGATATCAACAACCTAACTGTTTCCTTCCTAAAGGATACATATATGTGCTTCATAAATAAAGTGCAGGGCATAACATGTATCATAAGACCATTGCCAAAAAGGTACATCTAATAGGAGCACCTTGTCCATTTTTTTGAGTCGTTTATGATTAACGTAGAGATAGAGAACACACTGGTAGGAGTTCCTTTCTTGGAAGTATACCATTTGCCAATACTGTTCAGGCTTTGGAATGACAAGCAGATGCCAAAAGCCAGTCTTAATGTTAAGTAATTTGGTTGTAAATGGTGCTAGTGCATCAGAATAATGCGCactgtggcaaaaaaaaataggagCATGCATGTGTACTTTTGGTTCTTTGGGTAGAAACCAAATACAGACCCTAGGAAAAGCCTATCAAGTTCCTCTTTTTGTGTGAGTTTTAAAGTTAAACTCAAGTACAACACCCAAAGTTACAATCAGATAACTTGAGCTTGATTTCTGGCAGTTAAACAAATTCACACGTAATTGCATATACTAGATCATCCAATCTACGCATTACTAAATCTATTCTATCATATAAAGGGAGACCAACAATTGGTGTGGACACCTTTTTGAGACTGACTCACACTAAACCCTAAAATACCCTCAAGTTTCAATTGCCAACCTGCCTAATCATTCAGTAAATAAGTAGTGTAGGTAAGGACAAATGTGTAAACTAATACAAGACACAATCTTCTTCAATGTTTCACCTCGTTTTTAGAAAATTCAACTGCCCCTCAACATAACTGCTTCCCCCCGCCTACCCAGAGTTATGGGCTCagtgaaaacagaaagaaagggACTATTGAAGGAGAATTTTAGGACCAACAGGAAACTATCCATTTTGCAAGTTAACATGGGTATTCTGTTTCATCAAGTTCTGTTATGCTTCCACGGTAAGACTTGGTCTCTGTTAAGTACATGTGTTGTGTGTGAGTGTGATCCGaaaattaatcatttgtctATTTTTCTCCCATCagaattattgatttgtgaacTTGCATTTTCGATATTGTTGTTTCTGTTTGTCGGCAACGACAAAAAACAGTTTGCACACGCATCAGAGTTTGCCTCATCCTCTAGTAAGCTTTTAAAGAAGCAACAAAAGCATTCAAGCAAATGGACACATATGGACAAAGAAGACATTTTGATGGATACAGATACAGATAAGGAATTGATGCATATGGCAGTACGAATTTCTCAACTTCTTTTCGTTCTGAAACTCCCTCCTAAGTTCAAGTTTTCAACTTCGACAACTACAACAGAACAGGGTTACGAATACGAACGGTAATCTCAAACAATGGGGACACGAATACAGCAGGggcaaggaaaaaaagagagaattacATATATAGCTATCATTCATACATCCATTGGACCAAATGTAACTCCAAACCATCATGGATTCTGCAATAATTAATGGATGATCCTCCAAAAGACACTACAAAGCACAAGTGACAATATTGGAACAATACCTCTGCGGAATGCATGTTAAAGTCCTCAATTCGTGTAAGCAATTCATGAGCTAAATCTGCTGCAGGTTCAGGAGGCAGTTCTGCAGAAACATTAGAGATTGTTTGCAAAAGGAAGACACGATCTCCTGCCCAAGTTACAGAATCGGACTCATAGGTACCCACAACATCTTCATCAGCAAATCCCTGTTGAAAAGGGCTCCTAACCTCGCCATTCGGTTCATGCTTGTCAATGAGTTTCCAATGATGATAGAGGAACTCCCAATCCACTGCTTTAGAAAGGAACGCCGAAACCTCTGATAGAAGTAGCCAAGCACCAGGAGGAGCTGTCCACTTCTCTATTGGCCTTGAATGACTCAGCCATATGGACTCAGATGTCCTTATGATATTCTGTAGAGCACTAGCAAGTTTGGGCTTGAGCCGTTTCTTCTTTCCCAGGCTTACACAGATCTTTTTCACCCAAGGCATCACCTCACCATTACAAATCTCCCTCAATAGACCTAAGACTCCTTCAGGGAAGATAAACGCAACCTCCCTTTCGAAACTTTTTGCCTTCACAATTGGATCATTGGAAAATGATTTGCTATTTGGGAAATTAGTATGTCCAGCTCTGGTCACCCGTTCCAAGACCAATTCTAGAAACAAGTTCTCACATTCTTCTTGAATACTTGATTCGTTATCAGTTATTAATCGTGGAATGGAATGTAGCCACTCTTTAGT is a window encoding:
- the LOC131317668 gene encoding uncharacterized protein LOC131317668 translates to MDETIHRIISSLQTHHSLSSSPTPISSQTLSDLQTLLDNQDIQTLFDELPPNNLSPISLLPPLTSALDSGPAHLSLSASKVYLSLLLAPNSPVFTLFTPMAFFSLLRSVRRCFKNPSFTPPDKRARKKKGGGWAGPSRNQARNAEDCQAGKEEGERRKFDVRVLFCVLERLELVLGLIHLDRFPDSLKSLIQTVAEIPVMAVEVSGNSGNFSKLCDLCSRILSEVLRPEHGDQTVSAAEELKSLSMLILLFKSQARAFGVGFVVKRVMGMAKDSGEIKKAIVNLPKYLVHKAPEKAEGRASAVEAIMEIVRAMEYEDQIGFVEYVVKMTQGKAQLRLLAVDLVPMLMMSCRDPLGINLETGVENSWGLRCLEALVQRCSDATAGIRARALMNVAQLVGFLSGDDRCWEVLKGVMKSSGMGMNELLRKRCTDEKAAVRKAALVLISKLIALLGGSCDEDVLKTMGMACSDPLVSIRKAAVSALSEAFRTFSDDSVTKEWLHSIPRLITDNESSIQEECENLFLELVLERVTRAGHTNFPNSKSFSNDPIVKAKSFEREVAFIFPEGVLGLLREICNGEVMPWVKKICVSLGKKKRLKPKLASALQNIIRTSESIWLSHSRPIEKWTAPPGAWLLLSEVSAFLSKAVDWEFLYHHWKLIDKHEPNGEVRSPFQQGFADEDVVGTYESDSVTWAGDRVFLLQTISNVSAELPPEPAADLAHELLTRIEDFNMHSAEVNAHVKALRTLCKRKALTIEEADGLVKKWVHQLLSKASQVLDMFIAKDSEGNKDTGFLTPPTSGIKKGQRAAADTTFRLLSQAIIATYTIGSLVIVCPLADLKAIIPVLHTIITSGSSGPKLNKLPHPVDSIKQTVPSLYIQAWLTMGKICLADGKLAKRYIPLFVQELEKSDCAALRNNIVVMMADFCIRYTALVDCYISKITKCLRDPCELVRRQTFILLSRLLQRDYVKWRGVLFLRFLLSLVDESERIRQQADFLFGNILKAKAPLLAYNSFVEAIFVLNDCDAHSGHGRSQSSRSESRLFSIRGNDERSRTKRMHIYVSLLKQMAPEHLLATFAKVCAEILASASDGMLNTEDATGQAVLQDAFQILACKEIRIPFTRGGSSSDLGDMDEEGGDTGGGGGSPAAAARGRVITQAVKKGLIQNTIPIFIELKRLLESKNSPLTGSLMECLRILLKDYKNEIDEILVADKQLRKELMYDMQKYESLKAKSTAAEAVAIVKKEGAFRSPSISKVAIERSVQHKKVQEQLRSGPSKVASAVADKVAAATARSVLREVNNGGLTPPLSAMSVPKLKGSNPPSVLESLRRRQCFDSDEEN